The following proteins come from a genomic window of Mauremys mutica isolate MM-2020 ecotype Southern chromosome 7, ASM2049712v1, whole genome shotgun sequence:
- the DENND10 gene encoding DENN domain-containing protein 10 isoform X1: MAEPEIQQLLGVGLIEKDTNGDALWVWCYPSTTAEMRDLLLRKCCLTDENKLLHTFVFGQYRRSWFYITTVEVQDSSVLKKVTHFSIVLTAKDFNPEKYAAFTRILCRIYLKHGSPVKMMESYIAVLTKGICQSEENGSFLSKDFDARKAYLAGSIKDIVSQFGMETVILFTALMLKKRIVVYHPRIEVIQEFTRTLPALVWHRQDWSILHSYVHLNDDELEALKTCTGYIAGFIDSKVSNRLDLYDVYVNLADSEITISRQAKEAMTMGKLHKEIGQLIVQAAEDPDKSDSQVIKDISLKTKEILTNLASFTEVSDDGEKPTLNFEALKQKRYPPATENFLYHLAAAEQMLKI; encoded by the exons ATGGCAGAGCCGGAGATTCAGCAGCTGCTAGGCGTGGGGCTGATTG AAAAAGACAccaatggagatgctctgtgggtATGGTGTTATCCTTCCACGACAGCTGAAATGAGGGATCTATTGCTGAGAAAATGCTGCCTTACAGATGAAAATAAACTGCTTCACACCTTTGTATTTGGCCAGTATAGAAGATCATGGTTCTATATCACAACAGTGGAAGTTCAAGATTCTTCAGTCTTGAAAAAG GTGACTCACTTTTCTATTGTTCTGACTGCCAAAGATTTTAACCCGGAGAAATATGCTGCCTTCACTAGGATATTGTGTAG AATCTACCTGAAACATGGGAGTCCAGTTAAAATGATGGAGAGTTACATTGCAGTTCTTACAAAGGGGATCTGCCAGAGTGAAGAAAATGGATCTTTCCTCAGCAAAGATTTTGATGCCCGAAAGGCTTACCTTGCAGGTTCAATCAAAG ATATAGTATCTCAGTTTGGTATGGAAACAGTTATCCTATTCACTGCACTGATGTTAAAGAAAAGAATTGTTGTATATCACCCAAGAATAGAAGTCATCCAGGAGTTTACCAG GACTCTACCTGCTTTAGTGTGGCATCGACAGGACTGGTCAATTCTTCATTCGTATGTTCATCTAAATGATGATGAACTGGAAGCATTAAAGACCTGCACAG GTTACATTGCTGGATTTATAGACTCCAAAGTGAGCAATAGACTGGATCTATATGATGTGTATGTGAATTTGGCAGACAGTGAAATTACCATTTCCCGGCAAGCGAAAG AGGCAATGACAATGGGAAAATTGCACAAAGAAATTGGTCAACTCATTGTTCAGGCTGCAGAAGATCCAGATAAATCAGATAGTCAAGTAATTAAG GATATTTCACTGAAGACAAAAGAAATTTTGACTAATCTGGCATCATTTACTGAAGTTTCTGATGATGGTGAGAAACCGACACTTAACTTTGAAGCCCTAAAACAAAAGCGATATCCACCAGCTACAGAAAACTTTCTTTATCATCTAGCAGCTGCTGAACAAATGCTTAAGATCTGA
- the DENND10 gene encoding DENN domain-containing protein 10 isoform X2 yields MRDLLLRKCCLTDENKLLHTFVFGQYRRSWFYITTVEVQDSSVLKKVTHFSIVLTAKDFNPEKYAAFTRILCRIYLKHGSPVKMMESYIAVLTKGICQSEENGSFLSKDFDARKAYLAGSIKDIVSQFGMETVILFTALMLKKRIVVYHPRIEVIQEFTRTLPALVWHRQDWSILHSYVHLNDDELEALKTCTGYIAGFIDSKVSNRLDLYDVYVNLADSEITISRQAKEAMTMGKLHKEIGQLIVQAAEDPDKSDSQVIKDISLKTKEILTNLASFTEVSDDGEKPTLNFEALKQKRYPPATENFLYHLAAAEQMLKI; encoded by the exons ATGAGGGATCTATTGCTGAGAAAATGCTGCCTTACAGATGAAAATAAACTGCTTCACACCTTTGTATTTGGCCAGTATAGAAGATCATGGTTCTATATCACAACAGTGGAAGTTCAAGATTCTTCAGTCTTGAAAAAG GTGACTCACTTTTCTATTGTTCTGACTGCCAAAGATTTTAACCCGGAGAAATATGCTGCCTTCACTAGGATATTGTGTAG AATCTACCTGAAACATGGGAGTCCAGTTAAAATGATGGAGAGTTACATTGCAGTTCTTACAAAGGGGATCTGCCAGAGTGAAGAAAATGGATCTTTCCTCAGCAAAGATTTTGATGCCCGAAAGGCTTACCTTGCAGGTTCAATCAAAG ATATAGTATCTCAGTTTGGTATGGAAACAGTTATCCTATTCACTGCACTGATGTTAAAGAAAAGAATTGTTGTATATCACCCAAGAATAGAAGTCATCCAGGAGTTTACCAG GACTCTACCTGCTTTAGTGTGGCATCGACAGGACTGGTCAATTCTTCATTCGTATGTTCATCTAAATGATGATGAACTGGAAGCATTAAAGACCTGCACAG GTTACATTGCTGGATTTATAGACTCCAAAGTGAGCAATAGACTGGATCTATATGATGTGTATGTGAATTTGGCAGACAGTGAAATTACCATTTCCCGGCAAGCGAAAG AGGCAATGACAATGGGAAAATTGCACAAAGAAATTGGTCAACTCATTGTTCAGGCTGCAGAAGATCCAGATAAATCAGATAGTCAAGTAATTAAG GATATTTCACTGAAGACAAAAGAAATTTTGACTAATCTGGCATCATTTACTGAAGTTTCTGATGATGGTGAGAAACCGACACTTAACTTTGAAGCCCTAAAACAAAAGCGATATCCACCAGCTACAGAAAACTTTCTTTATCATCTAGCAGCTGCTGAACAAATGCTTAAGATCTGA